DNA from Mesorhizobium loti R88b:
ATCGATGCCGCGCGTCGGCTCGTCGATGATGAGCACCCGCACGCCCTGCTCCGACAGCCAGCGGCCAAGGATGACCTTCTGCTGGTTGCCGCCGGAGAGGTTGATGATGTCCTGCTTGCGCGACGGCGTGCGCACCTTGAGCTTCTTGATGAAGGTTTCCGCCGTGGCGATCTCGCTGGCGCGGTTGAGCACGCCGAAGCGCGTGTGATGGCGCCGCGACGAGATGTTGATGTTTTCCTCGATCGAGCGGCCCTGGATGATACCGTCATGCTTGCGGTCTTCCGAACACAGCACGATGCCGGCGCGGATCGCGTCGTGCGGATCGGTTGCGTGGACCAGCTTGCTATCGACTGTGATGGTGCCGGCGGAGCGCGGGTCGGCGCCGAACATCAGCCGCATCAGTTCGGAGCGTCCGGCGCCAATCAGGCCAAAGAAGCCGACGATTTCGCCGGCCTTCGCCTCGAAGCTGGCCGGCGTCTTCAACTTTGCTCCGGAGAGTCCTTCGACCTTCAGCCTGATATCGCCTGCCTTGCGCGGGCGAAAACCCCAGATGTCGGAGATTTCGCGGCCGACCATTTCGGCGACGACCTGGTCGCGGGTGACACCTTTCAGCGATGCATGGTGCGCCGCGAGCTTGCCGTCGCGCAGCACGGTCAGGCTGTCGCAGAGGCGGAACACCTCGTCCAGCCGATGCGAGACATAGATGATGACCTTGCCCTCGCGGCGCAGGCGATCGATGAGCGCAAACAGGATTTCGCTTTCGCGCGAGGACAGCGACGAGGTCGGCTCGTCCAGCGCGATGACGCGCGCATCGAGCATGATCGCCTTGGCGATCTCGACCATCTGGCGCTCGCCGATGGAGAGCGTCTTGACCTTGCGGCTGATGTCGATGTCGATGCCGGCCGATTTCAGCTTGGCGCCAACGTCTTCCAGCATCTGGCGGCCAGCGATGATGCCGGCGCGGGCGGGAAAACGGCCAAGGCTGAGGTTTTCGGCAACGGTCAGTTCGGGGACGAGTTGCAGTTCCTGATGGATGACGATGACGCCATTGTCGAAGGCGTCCCGGGTCGATGAGTAGGCCTGGACCTTGCCGTCGATGCGGATTTCGCCGTCATCGGCATGCTGGTCGCCGGACAGGATCTTGATCAAGGTGGATTTGCCGGCGCCGTTCTCGCCCATCAGGCCATGCACGGCGCCCTTCTCGACGCCGAAGGAGACGTCCGACAGCGCCTTGACGCCCGGATAGGTCTTGGTGATGTGCGAGAAGTCGAGAAAGGACACTGGCGTCGATCCTTCTTGAGCCATGCCAAACAGGCGGCGGGATGAGCCGCCGCCTGTTTGTACAGGGAGGATTATTCGATGCCGAGACCCTGGCGGACCTTCTGGTAGTCGTCGCGCTTGGCCAGCGCACCAGAAGTCAGCGTCAGCTTCGCCGGCTCCTTGTTGTTGGCCACCCAGTCATACATGTTGAGCGCTGTCTCGTAGCCGTGACGCTTCGGCGAGATGATCACCGTGCCGACAAAGCCGGTTGCGGTCGGCTTCTTGAACTCGTTGATCGCCGAATCCGCACCACCGATGCCGACGCCGATCACGCTATCGGCGGGAATACCGACGCTTTCGGAAGCACGCACGGCGCCGAGCACCGCTTCGTCGTTGAGGCCGAAGGAGACCCACTTCTTGATGTCGGCATGGGCGTTGAGCACGACGGTCGCAGCGTTGAGCGCGGCTTCGGTGTCGGTCTTGGCTTGCGGCGCATCAAAAATGTTCTCGGCCTTGAAGCCATTCGCCTTCAGCACCGAGATGGCGCCTTCGACACGGTCGACGGCGGTCGGCAACTGGTCGTAGGAGACGCGGATCGCGCCGACCTCGTCGGCCTTCCAGCCGCGTGCCTTCATTTCGTCGACGATCGCCTGGCCGACGGCCTCGCCGATCTTGGTGGCCGAAATGCCCATATGCGGCACGTCTTCCAGCGGCTTGCCGTCGGCACCGACAAGGCGGTCGTCGACGGTCATCAGCTTGAGGTTGTTGGCGGCGGCCTTGGCGACGATGCCGGGGCCGAGCTTCACGTCAGGCGTGCAGACGATGAACCCTTGCGCGCCCTGGGCGCCGAGATTGTCGATGGCCGACATCAGCTTCTCGCCGTCCTCGGCGCCGATCTTGACGAGGGTAAAACCCTTTTCCTTGGCGGCCTGGTCGGCGAACTTCCATTCGTCCTGGAACCACGGCTCTTCCGGCTGTTTGACGATGAAACCGATCTTGGTGTCCTGAGCATATGCAGCGATGGTCGTGACGGACAGCACGGCAAGCGCGCCCGCGACGAGCGCGGTCTTCAAAAGTCGCATGATTACCTCCCAGCGATGGCCGGGCGCTCAGCCCGGGTGCTGGAGTCTCTAATTCTTTTTATCATACGCGTCAATTGATCTGGTATGATAATTAAGATACATGCTCTGACCAGGGATCGCTGGCGCAAATCATCTACATCCGGTAAGGCCGGTCGGGTCGTGCGAGATCGGCGGTTTCGCCGCCTTGGAGGAGGGCTGAGGTGACCGAAATTTCCAGGAAGGCTTCAGCCGACACGGCCACTCGCCGCCCGCGCGTCATGCCCGATGTGACGAAGGCGATCGCCTCCGACATCTTCTCCGGCCGCTATCCGGCCGGCTCCTCGCTACCGACCGAAAACGAACTTGGCGTCGAATACGGCGTCAGCCGCACCGTCATCCGCGAGGCGCTGAAGGTGCTGGCGGCCAAGGGGCTGGTGCTGTCGCGGCCGCGCATCGGCACGGTCGTCTGCAACGAGGACGACTGGAACATCATCGACCCACAGGTGCTGGCCTGGCATGCGCCGCATGCGCTTGACGACAAGCTGTTCGACGCCATCCTTGAAACCCGCCGGGCCATCGAGCCTCTGGTAGCCGAGCTTGCCGCCACGCGCGCGACACTGCAGGAGATCGCCGATCTGGAAGCCGCATGGCGCGGCATGGCTGGCGCCGGAGAGGATCTCGCCGCCTTCTCGCGTTCCGACATCGTTTTCCACCAGATCGTCTATGCGGCCAGCCACAACCCGATCTTCCGGCAGATCGGCAATCTGATCGACACCGGGCTGAAGTTCTCGCTGGAAGCGACGGCGACAATTTCGCTCGACCGGCGCATGGAAGCCGTCGCGGCACACCGCGAAGTGGTCGAGGCACTGCGCATGCGCGACGCCGAAGCCGCGCGCGGTGCCGCAAACCGGATTCTCGACCTTGCGGCGCGCGACCTCGTCAGCGCCAAGAAACTCAAGAACAACTGAGACCCGCATGAAAATCATCTCGCTCACCACCTACATCGTGCCGCCACGCTGGCTGTTCCTGAAGATCGAGACCGATGCCGGCGTTACCGGCTGGGGCGAGCCGGTTGTCGAAGGCCGCGCGCTGACCGTCGAGGCGGCCGTGAAGGAGCTTGGTGACTATCTCATTGGCAAGGACCCGCGCCTGATCGAGGATCACTGGACGGTCATGCATCGTGGCGGCTTTTACCGTGGCGGACCGATTCTGATGAGCGCGATCGCCGGCATCGACCAGGCGCTGTGGGACATCAAGGGCAAGGCGCTCGGCGTGCCCGTGCACGAATTGCTCGGCGGCAAATTGCGCGACACCATCAAGGTCTATTCCTGGATCGGCGGCGACCGGCCGGCGGAAGTGGCTGCGGGCGCCAAGGAAGTGGTTTCGCGCGGCTTCCTGGCGCTCAAGATGAACGGCACCGAGGAGCTGCAGATCGTCGACAGCCACGACAAGATCGACGCAGCCATCGAACGCGTCGCCATGGTGCGCGAGGCGGTCGGCCCCACTATCGGCATCGCTGTCGATTTCCACGGCCGTGTGCACCGCCCGATGGCGCGCATGCTGGTCAAGGAACTCGAGCCCTACCGGTTGATGTTCATCGAGGAACCGGTGCTCAGCGAAAACCGCGAGGCGCTGAAGGAGATCGCGGCGCTTGGCTCGACACCGATCGCGCTTGGCGAGCGGCTCTACAGCCGCTGGGATTTCAAGTCAGTGTTCGAGCAAGGCGCCGTCGACATCATCCAGCCTGACCTGTCTCATGCCGGCGGCATCACCGAATGCCGCAAGATCGCGGCCATGGCCGAAGCCTATGACATCGCGGTCGCGCCGCATTGCCCGCTCGGGCCGATCGCGCTGGCAGCCTGCCTGCAGCTCGATGCGGTCAGCTACAACTGCTTCATCCAGGAGCAGAGCCTCGGCATCCACTACAACGCCGCCAACGATTTGCTCGACTACGCCGCCAACAAGGACGTTTTCCGCTACGAGGATGGCTATGTCGCCATTCCCGATGGGCCGGGACTGGGTGTCGAAATCGACGAGGAGTACGTCAAGGAGCGGGCCAAGGAAGGCCACCGCTGGCGCAACCCGATCTGGCGTCATAAGGACGGTTCGTTCGCGGAATGGTGAAGCCTCCAGCAATAGCGAGGCGCTGGCTCCGCGACCCGCTCTGGAGGAAAAATGAAGATCAAGGTCCCCTATTTCGACGATTCGGAAATCGAATTCTCGGACGGCGACTACGATCCCGGCGATGCCCGGCCCGCTGCCGCCCTCAACGCCTTTCTGGCGCTTACATCCGACAACCGGTTGAACGACAGCCGACACGTCTACGCCTACTACCGGGATTACCGGGAAGCGGTGGGCGGTGAGGACTGGATGGACGCGGAAATGGGAATGCCCGAAAAACCTTGGGATATCTGGTCCTTCGTTTACCCCAGTGAGCTTGGCATCTGGCCCGGCGATGACGGTGACGACAATCACTATGTTTATCTGGAAGCCAACTGCGACTGGGAGGAAGAACACGGTCTGTTGCTGGTGTGGCGCAACGGCGCAATGCTGACCAGGGTCAGCGGCTTCGATGGCCATCCGACCAATGAGGATGCCGGCGACGGTCGGCAAGAGATCGTCTATCAAGCGGTCGACCCGAGATACACGACACGGGCTGGCGAAAGCTAAGCCGCGCCACAGAAATGCCGATGACGCCTGATTGAAAGGCAGTGTCGAGGATCGGATCGAGTCTTACCGATGGCAAAGCATGCGGTGACTCGTAGGCCAAACAGGCGCACGCGCCATATTGCGCAGCCATTGCGGAAATCCTGGATCAGAGCGAATGACGGCATTTCCTGAGATGACGAACCGCAAGCGCGAGATCGCCAAAGGGCTGGTGCTTCTCGTCCTCGCCGGTTTGTGCTGCGGGCCTGCGCTCGGCGCCGGTCCAAACGGCGCAAGCCTCTCCGTGCCCGACGATGTCCGGGCCTTCATAGACCGCCGCGACGGATGCGATCACTTTCGTGGCGAGGATTCGCCGGACGCCGAACGTAGGGCTCAAATCGACGCGGCGTTGCGGCAGCTCTGCACCGGCACCGATGCCGAGCTGGCCCGGTTGAAGCGCGTCTACGCCGGTAATCCGGACATCCAGCGTTTGCTGGACGACTACGAAATCGACATTGAGATCAGAAACTAGCTCTGCTGTTGCGCCCATGAGAGCAGAAATCGTTGCAGCATCACTGATGGCCTTGATTGCCACCGTACCTGCGCACGCGGAGCCCGTTTCCGTGCTGACGACGGCACGGATGGAGCGAGGTTGCGGCGATTTCCTGGCGCAGACGGGCAAAAAGCCCGCCCATGTCATCTATGTCGGATGCAGCTACAAGCCTGACCGGCAAGGAAAGCCGCTTCAGGCGGTCTATCATGTAGCGGGCCGGTTTGCGGCCGCGGCCGAAGCCGACCTTGTCCGGCACACAGGACTGAACCGGCTCAAACGTTCCTGCTGTCAATGGGATGCGCCTGCCAGTCAGTTCCGCGACGGCAACGGCCGCGAATTCTCCATTGTCATGGTCTCGGACGAAACCGTCGTCGCCCGCCGCAGCGAGTGGCGCCAGATCGGGACTTTCGAAATCATCGTCGAGACTTTTACCGAAGACATCTGAGCCTGACGCGCTTTAGCTCGACAGGCTTTGCAGTGTCCGTTTTTCGGCGGGATGAACAGGTGCCGGATCGCTGCCGTCCCTTCGACATTTTGCAAGCAGCGCCTCGGCATAGAGCCGGGCGAGCCCTGTGTGGCGCCTTTGCAAGAAATCGGCCTGATCGAGCCGCCAATGCTGTTCGATGCTGGTCATGATGGCGGGATTG
Protein-coding regions in this window:
- a CDS encoding arabinose ABC transporter substrate-binding protein; protein product: MRLLKTALVAGALAVLSVTTIAAYAQDTKIGFIVKQPEEPWFQDEWKFADQAAKEKGFTLVKIGAEDGEKLMSAIDNLGAQGAQGFIVCTPDVKLGPGIVAKAAANNLKLMTVDDRLVGADGKPLEDVPHMGISATKIGEAVGQAIVDEMKARGWKADEVGAIRVSYDQLPTAVDRVEGAISVLKANGFKAENIFDAPQAKTDTEAALNAATVVLNAHADIKKWVSFGLNDEAVLGAVRASESVGIPADSVIGVGIGGADSAINEFKKPTATGFVGTVIISPKRHGYETALNMYDWVANNKEPAKLTLTSGALAKRDDYQKVRQGLGIE
- a CDS encoding FadR/GntR family transcriptional regulator codes for the protein MPDVTKAIASDIFSGRYPAGSSLPTENELGVEYGVSRTVIREALKVLAAKGLVLSRPRIGTVVCNEDDWNIIDPQVLAWHAPHALDDKLFDAILETRRAIEPLVAELAATRATLQEIADLEAAWRGMAGAGEDLAAFSRSDIVFHQIVYAASHNPIFRQIGNLIDTGLKFSLEATATISLDRRMEAVAAHREVVEALRMRDAEAARGAANRILDLAARDLVSAKKLKNN
- the araG gene encoding L-arabinose ABC transporter ATP-binding protein AraG, whose product is MSFLDFSHITKTYPGVKALSDVSFGVEKGAVHGLMGENGAGKSTLIKILSGDQHADDGEIRIDGKVQAYSSTRDAFDNGVIVIHQELQLVPELTVAENLSLGRFPARAGIIAGRQMLEDVGAKLKSAGIDIDISRKVKTLSIGERQMVEIAKAIMLDARVIALDEPTSSLSSRESEILFALIDRLRREGKVIIYVSHRLDEVFRLCDSLTVLRDGKLAAHHASLKGVTRDQVVAEMVGREISDIWGFRPRKAGDIRLKVEGLSGAKLKTPASFEAKAGEIVGFFGLIGAGRSELMRLMFGADPRSAGTITVDSKLVHATDPHDAIRAGIVLCSEDRKHDGIIQGRSIEENINISSRRHHTRFGVLNRASEIATAETFIKKLKVRTPSRKQDIINLSGGNQQKVILGRWLSEQGVRVLIIDEPTRGIDVGAKAEIYELLYQLAEDGMAIVVVSSELPEVMGICDRILVMCGGRVSAELDRDQFAERAILAAALPDTKTPDAIAS
- the dgoD gene encoding galactonate dehydratase yields the protein MKIISLTTYIVPPRWLFLKIETDAGVTGWGEPVVEGRALTVEAAVKELGDYLIGKDPRLIEDHWTVMHRGGFYRGGPILMSAIAGIDQALWDIKGKALGVPVHELLGGKLRDTIKVYSWIGGDRPAEVAAGAKEVVSRGFLALKMNGTEELQIVDSHDKIDAAIERVAMVREAVGPTIGIAVDFHGRVHRPMARMLVKELEPYRLMFIEEPVLSENREALKEIAALGSTPIALGERLYSRWDFKSVFEQGAVDIIQPDLSHAGGITECRKIAAMAEAYDIAVAPHCPLGPIALAACLQLDAVSYNCFIQEQSLGIHYNAANDLLDYAANKDVFRYEDGYVAIPDGPGLGVEIDEEYVKERAKEGHRWRNPIWRHKDGSFAEW
- a CDS encoding DUF4952 domain-containing protein, with amino-acid sequence MALIATVPAHAEPVSVLTTARMERGCGDFLAQTGKKPAHVIYVGCSYKPDRQGKPLQAVYHVAGRFAAAAEADLVRHTGLNRLKRSCCQWDAPASQFRDGNGREFSIVMVSDETVVARRSEWRQIGTFEIIVETFTEDI
- a CDS encoding DUF6985 domain-containing protein — its product is MKIKVPYFDDSEIEFSDGDYDPGDARPAAALNAFLALTSDNRLNDSRHVYAYYRDYREAVGGEDWMDAEMGMPEKPWDIWSFVYPSELGIWPGDDGDDNHYVYLEANCDWEEEHGLLLVWRNGAMLTRVSGFDGHPTNEDAGDGRQEIVYQAVDPRYTTRAGES